One genomic segment of Cardinium endosymbiont of Philonthus spinipes includes these proteins:
- the trmD gene encoding tRNA (guanosine(37)-N1)-methyltransferase TrmD: MRLDIITCCPQLFESPLQHFIFQRAIKQQLLAVYIHNLRDYTPYKHGKIDDQPYGGVAGMLLMVEPIANCIRTLQKERDYDEVIYMAPDGEPLHQDLVNKCSLKKHLILLCGHYKGIDERIREHFITLEISIGDYVLSGGELPALILADAMVRVIPGVISDAASALTDSFQDGLVAPPAYTRPYNFEGKKVPDVLCSGNHKAIQEWMQQETVARTEKRRPHLLKQ; encoded by the coding sequence ATGAGGCTTGATATTATAACCTGCTGTCCCCAGTTGTTTGAAAGCCCGTTGCAACACTTTATCTTTCAAAGGGCTATAAAACAGCAGCTTCTTGCAGTCTACATACATAATTTAAGAGATTATACACCATATAAACATGGTAAAATTGATGATCAACCCTATGGGGGAGTTGCTGGGATGTTGTTAATGGTAGAACCCATTGCCAATTGCATTAGAACGTTGCAAAAAGAAAGAGACTATGATGAGGTGATATACATGGCCCCAGATGGTGAGCCACTGCATCAAGATCTTGTGAATAAATGTTCACTCAAGAAGCATTTGATCTTATTATGTGGCCATTATAAAGGCATAGATGAACGGATACGTGAGCATTTTATTACACTAGAAATCAGTATTGGAGACTATGTGCTCTCTGGCGGGGAGCTGCCTGCGCTTATCTTAGCGGATGCTATGGTTCGGGTTATACCAGGTGTTATATCAGATGCTGCTTCTGCACTGACTGACTCTTTTCAAGATGGATTGGTAGCACCACCTGCTTATACAAGGCCTTACAATTTTGAGGGTAAAAAGGTCCCAGATGTACTATGCTCTGGGAATCATAAAGCTATCCAGGAATGGATGCAACAAGAAACAGTGGCCAGAACTGAAAAAAGAAGGCCGCACCTACTGAAACAGTAG
- a CDS encoding type I restriction enzyme HsdR N-terminal domain-containing protein, translating into MMSLTLPSFDYKTKRVLDKIYILDLVRKKYVLLTPEEWVRQHMLHYLMHHLSYPKGLCCLEKRIYSGTRYYRPDIILCDKFGVAKMVVECKAPYIALTNQTLGQTMQYNRQLTVDYLLVTNGINHFCWQWRETLRQFQAISYIPSYQTCMAAS; encoded by the coding sequence ATGATGTCACTTACCTTGCCTTCCTTTGATTATAAGACCAAAAGAGTATTAGATAAAATCTATATTTTAGATCTGGTGCGTAAAAAATATGTATTGCTTACACCAGAAGAATGGGTACGCCAGCATATGTTGCATTACTTAATGCACCACCTCTCTTATCCTAAGGGATTGTGTTGTTTGGAAAAAAGAATATATAGTGGTACAAGGTACTACAGACCTGATATTATACTGTGCGATAAATTTGGTGTGGCTAAAATGGTGGTAGAATGTAAAGCTCCTTACATCGCATTGACCAACCAAACCTTAGGGCAAACGATGCAATACAACCGACAGCTTACTGTCGATTATCTGCTGGTCACCAACGGTATAAACCACTTTTGTTGGCAGTGGAGAGAAACCTTAAGACAATTTCAGGCAATAAGCTACATTCCAAGCTACCAAACCTGCATGGCGGCTAGTTAG
- the uppS gene encoding polyprenyl diphosphate synthase produces the protein MRNLFSVIADKKKSFPFTSAKLLRKVCIICILPFTLLPGYTSSSNQYDGNTSLSLQKKPKHIAIIMDGNGRWGKKQAGDRSYGHKNAKQAVKEVITGCLEQDISYLTLYAFSTENWSRPAQEVNTIFKVIAEGIDENINLFAEHNIKFRVVGDTKGIPSFCWNTLKKAIALTKHNTQLHLTVAINYGGKAEIVAASEALVNDFLIKIMDEFQNKGFNRNARFEDFIKFAHNYRVKITPDVYKQYLNTSELPDIDLLIRTGGQKRISNFLPWQSAYSEIRFMDVKWPDFKKEHLMEALVFFQKQQRNFGSVL, from the coding sequence ATGCGTAACCTGTTTTCTGTAATAGCAGATAAAAAAAAATCATTCCCTTTTACTTCAGCCAAGCTATTGAGAAAAGTATGTATAATTTGCATACTACCATTTACACTATTGCCTGGCTATACTTCTTCTTCGAATCAGTATGATGGCAATACATCACTCAGCTTGCAAAAAAAGCCAAAACACATTGCCATTATTATGGATGGTAATGGCAGATGGGGGAAAAAACAAGCAGGCGATCGATCTTACGGACATAAAAACGCAAAACAAGCTGTAAAAGAAGTAATAACTGGATGCTTAGAGCAAGACATTTCTTATTTAACCCTCTATGCTTTTTCTACGGAAAATTGGAGCCGGCCAGCGCAAGAAGTAAATACCATTTTTAAAGTGATTGCTGAAGGCATTGATGAAAACATCAACCTTTTCGCTGAACACAACATTAAATTTCGTGTAGTGGGGGATACAAAAGGGATTCCCAGTTTTTGCTGGAATACATTGAAAAAAGCGATAGCACTTACCAAGCATAATACTCAGTTACACTTAACAGTTGCCATTAACTATGGAGGGAAAGCAGAAATAGTAGCTGCTTCTGAAGCACTAGTAAATGATTTTTTAATTAAAATAATGGATGAGTTTCAGAACAAAGGATTTAATCGTAATGCGCGTTTTGAAGACTTTATAAAATTTGCACATAACTATCGTGTTAAGATTACGCCAGACGTATATAAGCAATACTTAAATACAAGCGAGTTGCCTGATATTGACTTACTGATACGTACAGGTGGCCAAAAGCGGATCAGCAATTTTTTACCATGGCAGTCTGCTTACTCGGAGATACGTTTTATGGATGTAAAGTGGCCGGATTTCAAAAAAGAACATCTGATGGAAGCCTTAGTCTTTTTCCAAAAACAGCAACGGAACTTCGGAAGCGTTTTGTAA
- a CDS encoding metal ABC transporter permease — MSAIQDFFSFSDPNVRNVLLGTILLSTSSAMIGTFALLKRKTLISDAIAHGVLPGVCLAFFLTGEKSSIWLVISAFVTGWLASIAIDQITAHSKIKHDAAIAIVASVTFGLGSFLLSMLQHSGQASQGGLKSFLLGSAATLLREDVVVLLWLSCSIILILFLFFKEFMVIAFDRLFAKSIGLPVKKMDFLFTSLMVLDIVIGIRAVGVVLMSAMLITPATTARFWTAKMTYIMLFAALIAFFASLAGTFISYVIPSMPTGPWIVLIMSLIAYCSFLIAWYCRMAKKNR, encoded by the coding sequence ATGAGCGCTATTCAAGATTTTTTTTCCTTCTCTGATCCTAATGTGCGCAACGTGCTCTTGGGAACCATCTTGCTGAGTACTAGTAGCGCGATGATTGGCACATTTGCCCTCTTAAAACGAAAGACCTTAATTAGTGATGCCATTGCACATGGAGTACTGCCTGGTGTCTGTTTGGCTTTTTTTCTAACGGGAGAAAAAAGCTCTATTTGGCTTGTTATAAGTGCTTTTGTTACAGGCTGGCTGGCTTCTATAGCGATCGATCAAATCACAGCTCACTCAAAAATAAAACATGATGCAGCCATTGCTATTGTGGCTTCTGTCACTTTTGGATTGGGTAGTTTTTTGCTATCTATGCTGCAACATAGTGGCCAAGCAAGCCAAGGGGGGTTAAAATCATTTTTACTGGGTAGTGCAGCTACCCTACTACGGGAGGATGTGGTGGTATTGCTGTGGTTGAGTTGCAGCATCATTTTAATTTTATTTTTGTTTTTTAAAGAGTTTATGGTCATTGCTTTCGATCGCCTTTTTGCCAAATCAATAGGCCTGCCTGTAAAAAAAATGGATTTTTTATTTACCAGTTTAATGGTTCTGGACATTGTAATTGGCATCAGGGCGGTAGGTGTGGTGTTAATGAGCGCCATGCTCATTACGCCAGCTACTACTGCACGATTCTGGACGGCTAAGATGACTTATATCATGCTGTTTGCTGCCTTGATTGCATTTTTTGCTTCTTTAGCAGGAACCTTTATTTCTTATGTAATCCCCTCTATGCCTACCGGACCTTGGATTGTACTCATTATGTCACTGATAGCTTATTGTTCTTTTCTTATTGCTTGGTATTGTCGAATGGCCAAAAAAAACAGGTAA
- the tmk gene encoding dTMP kinase: protein MGHFINSKQRGPFILAIEGVDCSGKTTLAHQIQSILRDQSYRVKLLHDPKGSNNTEMIWNTILTLKNKDVHPITEFFLFLAARNELIHKEALADDIDVVIFDRFIFSTIAYQLTDKSRYWEPFLTTHRTFSGLMPDLCIYCDIDFDRFKLRNQTRNKQDLFDQMPQKRFEAIKKAYQQAFQLDLCPYLQLNQQDGDATKLINNIVGHIACQRSHLGSS from the coding sequence ATGGGACATTTCATAAACTCTAAGCAGCGTGGCCCCTTTATTCTCGCCATTGAAGGAGTAGACTGCTCTGGAAAAACAACTTTGGCGCATCAAATCCAATCCATCTTACGTGACCAATCTTATCGCGTAAAGTTGCTACATGATCCTAAAGGAAGTAACAATACGGAAATGATTTGGAACACCATCCTAACACTGAAAAACAAAGATGTCCATCCTATCACAGAGTTTTTCCTATTTTTAGCGGCACGCAATGAATTGATCCATAAAGAAGCACTAGCAGATGATATAGATGTGGTTATCTTTGATCGATTTATTTTTTCTACTATAGCCTATCAACTAACAGATAAATCCAGGTACTGGGAGCCTTTTTTAACGACACATCGTACTTTTTCTGGCTTAATGCCAGATTTATGCATATACTGCGACATCGACTTTGATAGGTTTAAATTGCGTAATCAGACTAGAAACAAACAGGACCTATTTGATCAAATGCCCCAAAAACGCTTTGAAGCGATTAAAAAGGCTTACCAGCAAGCATTCCAGCTAGATCTATGTCCCTACCTTCAGCTCAATCAACAGGATGGTGATGCTACTAAATTAATTAATAATATTGTAGGCCATATTGCATGCCAGCGATCACACTTAGGGTCAAGTTAA